From the Candidatus Peregrinibacteria bacterium genome, one window contains:
- a CDS encoding DUF5309 family protein, producing the protein MPIITGKYSTYDSPFLDELVKGIAIQIDPKLTTSLDLFPEFEPINTTKIKWYDAKTYALEGQVGTGGWADGVDTTALPISSDFAQLVNVGDVLRINNEYVVVKSVNRTGFTIDVYTRGHGGTTGAAHTAGTVVYILGNAQVEGTVDGDNLLEDTIEQINYTQIVEEPIELSITAQKQKYLDITDKLNEERTKAMTRALKKLNQAILFGKPSAGSKTTPRSFGGLKHFIENTAGAFNYNIGGAFTEIHLKNVLLEMARRGGSPNTILCSPDIKSIINTFNASNTRYTREERIAGNFVDRYEGEGVGVLDIVADPFLRNSFGEMYIINTRKLGKTWFVDDKLRFAPEPANSRTLKETLQGQLTVRVKDTVTDCARLYGIS; encoded by the coding sequence ATGCCAATCATAACTGGAAAATATTCGACCTACGACAGCCCTTTTCTCGATGAACTCGTAAAAGGAATTGCCATACAGATCGATCCAAAACTTACAACTTCGCTGGATTTATTTCCCGAATTTGAACCAATCAATACCACTAAAATCAAATGGTACGATGCCAAAACCTACGCCCTTGAAGGACAAGTCGGCACTGGTGGCTGGGCTGATGGAGTGGATACCACTGCACTGCCTATCTCCAGCGACTTTGCTCAGCTCGTAAATGTGGGAGATGTGCTTCGTATCAACAACGAGTATGTCGTGGTGAAATCCGTTAATCGTACGGGATTTACTATCGATGTTTACACTCGTGGCCACGGAGGCACGACAGGAGCTGCACATACCGCAGGCACTGTCGTTTACATTCTCGGTAATGCGCAAGTGGAAGGCACTGTAGATGGAGATAATCTTTTGGAAGATACCATCGAGCAGATCAACTACACGCAAATCGTGGAAGAGCCGATCGAGCTTTCGATTACCGCTCAAAAGCAGAAATACCTTGATATCACCGACAAGCTCAACGAAGAACGAACCAAAGCGATGACTCGGGCTTTGAAAAAACTGAATCAGGCGATCCTTTTTGGAAAACCTTCGGCTGGCTCAAAAACAACGCCTCGTTCTTTCGGCGGCTTAAAACACTTCATCGAAAACACTGCGGGTGCTTTCAATTACAACATCGGTGGAGCTTTTACCGAAATACACCTCAAAAATGTGCTTCTCGAAATGGCTCGTCGCGGAGGTAGTCCGAATACCATTTTGTGTTCTCCTGATATCAAAAGCATCATCAACACTTTTAATGCTTCCAATACCCGATACACCCGAGAGGAACGAATCGCGGGCAACTTCGTGGATCGTTACGAAGGTGAAGGTGTGGGTGTTTTGGATATCGTGGCTGATCCTTTCCTCAGAAATTCATTCGGGGAAATGTACATCATCAACACCCGAAAACTCGGAAAAACTTGGTTTGTAGACGACAAACTTCGTTTCGCACCAGAACCTGCCAACTCTCGAACGCTCAAAGAGACCTTACAAGGTCAATTGACCGTTAGAGTCAAAGATACGGTGACCGACTGCGCTCGTTTGTACGGCATCAGCTAA
- a CDS encoding glycosyltransferase encodes MHKKASLHTKRRGVVPPLFFEKSEYERIQKIRQKKVYFPHFRVSLVGRIDTWKGQDILLEIAKKCQEDGIQNIHFSFFGTSSSYDPKTVMFEKSLHNFAKENNLTNVSFHGYCEPETIFSETNLLIHASTEHEPFGRTIAEAALIGIPIIASRFSGAAPYFSSLPYVRLIENPRNIEEVFALIVKAKEDFSAGPRFFLEGKELWKYFQDGRIRMTEIWQNTILPQRSPDKS; translated from the coding sequence GTGCACAAAAAAGCATCTCTGCACACAAAAAGGAGAGGTGTGGTTCCGCCTCTTTTTTTTGAAAAATCGGAATACGAACGAATCCAAAAAATACGACAAAAAAAAGTGTACTTTCCTCATTTTCGCGTTTCTCTTGTTGGACGAATCGATACATGGAAAGGGCAAGATATCCTGCTAGAAATCGCTAAAAAATGCCAAGAAGATGGCATACAAAATATTCATTTTTCTTTTTTTGGAACCTCTTCTTCGTACGACCCAAAAACAGTTATGTTTGAAAAATCGCTTCACAATTTTGCAAAAGAGAATAATCTCACAAATGTTTCGTTTCATGGATATTGTGAACCGGAAACAATCTTTTCTGAAACCAATCTTCTCATCCATGCGAGCACAGAGCACGAACCATTTGGACGAACTATTGCAGAAGCGGCACTTATTGGTATTCCTATTATCGCCAGTAGATTTTCTGGAGCGGCACCCTATTTTTCTTCTCTTCCGTATGTACGCCTTATCGAAAACCCAAGAAATATTGAAGAAGTCTTTGCTCTTATCGTAAAAGCAAAAGAAGACTTTTCCGCTGGTCCTCGTTTTTTTTTGGAGGGAAAAGAGCTGTGGAAGTACTTTCAAGATGGCAGAATACGAATGACAGAAATATGGCAGAACACTATTCTGCCACAAAGATCGCCCGATAAATCATAA
- a CDS encoding phage tail family protein, with translation MLGITYQYNGITLNDHTRDALSGVVFANESERAEGCFISLTETPSGFHSPELRHSEESRQGMHGMLDYDTFVGKRAIVFTGQLIAPDRIKMVQLVDKFQKAFTTSAVPSKDDGYRELLFTEEDGIAKKVFAKVEQMPEYAEEFGFPYVRNFMVALKCKEPRKLSQELKTAPEVKADVLGAQITLPTKLPLCTSWDYVYKKMLSNAGNFAASPHITVHAPCLNPKILNRTYGVFMQFICTLSDTDTLEIDVLQGTATIHRTDGSSEDALLVLSNNSEFFYLLTGENEVVFLEESGVPPVDNPSYCRLSWSDTWL, from the coding sequence ATGCTTGGAATAACTTATCAATATAACGGCATTACTCTCAACGACCACACTCGCGATGCACTTTCGGGCGTTGTTTTTGCCAATGAATCCGAGCGGGCGGAAGGATGTTTTATCAGCCTGACAGAAACACCAAGCGGATTCCATTCACCCGAGCTTCGGCATAGCGAAGAATCCCGCCAAGGCATGCATGGAATGCTTGACTACGATACTTTCGTAGGAAAACGAGCGATTGTGTTTACAGGGCAACTCATCGCTCCCGATCGCATCAAAATGGTGCAACTGGTGGATAAATTTCAAAAAGCGTTCACGACCAGTGCCGTACCGAGCAAAGATGACGGCTATCGTGAATTGCTTTTTACCGAGGAAGACGGCATTGCCAAAAAGGTCTTTGCCAAAGTGGAACAGATGCCTGAGTACGCGGAAGAATTCGGGTTTCCTTATGTGCGGAATTTTATGGTAGCGCTCAAATGCAAAGAACCGCGCAAGCTTTCCCAAGAACTCAAAACTGCTCCTGAGGTCAAAGCCGATGTACTGGGCGCGCAAATTACGCTTCCGACTAAGCTCCCGCTTTGCACAAGCTGGGATTATGTGTACAAAAAAATGCTTTCCAATGCGGGAAACTTTGCGGCTTCTCCGCATATTACCGTGCATGCGCCCTGCCTAAATCCTAAAATTCTGAACCGCACTTACGGCGTTTTTATGCAGTTTATCTGCACGCTTTCCGATACGGATACTTTGGAAATCGATGTGCTTCAAGGTACGGCAACTATTCACCGTACCGATGGATCAAGCGAAGACGCTTTACTGGTACTGTCCAATAACAGCGAGTTTTTCTATCTCCTGACAGGAGAAAACGAAGTGGTTTTTCTTGAGGAAAGCGGTGTTCCTCCTGTCGATAATCCTTCGTACTGCCGACTTTCATGGTCGGATACTTGGCTTTAA
- a CDS encoding phage tail tape measure protein, with amino-acid sequence MAFGMTNIIGELGIKITGYTSELSSSLKSATAEVQGFGRNAEAASKVSHAALMGIAAAATAVAAGLAISVKNAVEFEKGMTNIATIVDTNTESMEAMGNAVLDIAKRTPVQISDLTNALYEVRSAGISADDALGVLEKSAQLGMAGLGTTAETVDIVTSSINAFKLKGEELQNVYGYIFETTKVGKTTISDLAQGFGAVAGTVANANIELPEYLSAVAALTTTGLPAAQAHTQLKAAIAGVTRESEELTDVLNQLGAKSFKDLIDKKGGMVNAFKAITESVKGNDSAILKIFGSTEAYNAVIQLSGGLNGAYLETLKGMKNGTEDVTEAFEKQKNTVSAQWQTMKNNLEVLSIKVGSALLPALNQALQAVTAFIDKIPELINQFKDWVANNDWVQGALVGLGAVLTGLAISVIPSLVVSLGSLIATVAVAAAPFIAIAAIIAGIYVAFKNWDTIVEFVKGVWDKVVEFTMKAWEFLKPYIETALRIVIGVMTGGLSELVILTVQNWDKIKQAVSSFWEWIKPYLEIAVRAAFAVITFGLSEVLIYTVQNWDAIKAKTIETWEAVKGFSEKVWNGIVAFFEGIWNTIKKVFNAGLDAVNTAWNTTWNAIKDFTNNTWTAIKDLVTGGIEAVANLFYGGISIIGNAWRSIWDNVVNIVTSVFNTIQNTVSGIISWIQKALDKINIFKSEQASVGASGSWSVGGFTFGNKQQVAGVVHGGEWVAPAWMVDKYAGVISQLEGVRMRGYSQGGLVGANTTHNNQRTVHQTITQNIREGVDFSIAARELSWRARFV; translated from the coding sequence ATGGCATTTGGAATGACCAACATCATCGGAGAGCTTGGAATCAAAATCACTGGATACACCAGTGAGCTTTCTTCTTCGCTCAAAAGCGCCACTGCAGAAGTCCAAGGATTCGGGCGCAATGCCGAGGCGGCTTCCAAAGTATCTCACGCGGCTTTGATGGGAATTGCGGCCGCAGCTACGGCAGTTGCCGCAGGACTCGCGATTTCCGTAAAGAATGCGGTGGAATTTGAAAAAGGTATGACCAATATTGCCACGATCGTGGATACCAATACCGAAAGTATGGAAGCGATGGGCAATGCCGTCTTGGATATTGCCAAAAGAACTCCTGTGCAAATTTCCGATCTGACCAATGCTCTTTATGAAGTTCGCAGTGCGGGTATTTCTGCGGATGATGCTTTGGGAGTTCTTGAAAAATCCGCTCAGCTTGGTATGGCGGGACTTGGTACGACTGCGGAAACCGTCGATATCGTTACCTCTTCCATCAATGCATTCAAACTCAAAGGTGAAGAACTACAGAATGTTTACGGTTATATTTTTGAAACCACGAAAGTAGGTAAAACAACCATCTCCGATTTGGCTCAGGGATTCGGAGCGGTCGCGGGAACGGTTGCCAATGCCAACATTGAGCTTCCTGAATATTTGAGTGCGGTTGCTGCACTTACTACAACGGGTCTGCCTGCCGCGCAAGCTCACACTCAGCTAAAAGCCGCTATTGCAGGAGTAACCAGAGAAAGTGAAGAACTGACGGATGTTCTCAATCAACTGGGGGCGAAATCATTCAAAGATCTGATCGATAAAAAAGGCGGTATGGTCAATGCATTCAAAGCCATTACCGAGTCTGTTAAAGGAAACGACTCGGCTATTTTGAAAATCTTCGGCTCTACCGAAGCTTACAATGCCGTTATTCAGCTTTCGGGAGGACTTAATGGAGCATATTTGGAAACTTTGAAAGGGATGAAAAATGGCACGGAAGATGTGACCGAAGCTTTTGAAAAACAAAAAAATACCGTTTCTGCCCAGTGGCAGACCATGAAAAACAATCTCGAAGTGCTAAGCATCAAAGTCGGTAGCGCCTTACTTCCAGCTTTGAATCAAGCCTTGCAGGCGGTGACCGCCTTCATCGACAAGATTCCCGAGCTGATCAATCAGTTCAAAGACTGGGTTGCCAATAATGACTGGGTGCAAGGCGCATTGGTGGGTTTGGGTGCTGTTTTGACGGGATTGGCTATTTCCGTAATTCCTTCCCTTGTTGTTTCTTTGGGAAGTTTAATCGCCACTGTTGCGGTAGCTGCCGCACCTTTTATTGCCATTGCCGCCATTATCGCAGGCATTTATGTGGCATTCAAAAACTGGGATACCATCGTGGAATTCGTCAAAGGCGTATGGGATAAAGTGGTGGAATTTACCATGAAAGCATGGGAATTTTTGAAGCCGTATATTGAAACCGCACTGAGAATTGTGATTGGAGTGATGACGGGCGGACTTTCCGAGCTGGTGATTTTAACGGTTCAAAACTGGGATAAGATCAAACAAGCAGTCTCCTCTTTTTGGGAATGGATCAAACCGTATTTGGAAATTGCCGTACGGGCGGCATTTGCCGTGATCACTTTCGGACTCAGTGAAGTTCTGATTTATACCGTTCAAAATTGGGATGCCATCAAAGCCAAAACCATCGAAACATGGGAAGCGGTCAAAGGATTTTCAGAAAAAGTATGGAACGGGATCGTCGCATTTTTTGAAGGGATTTGGAATACGATCAAAAAGGTTTTCAATGCAGGATTGGATGCAGTTAATACCGCTTGGAACACAACATGGAATGCCATTAAAGACTTCACGAACAACACTTGGACTGCGATCAAAGATTTAGTAACAGGAGGCATTGAAGCAGTGGCAAACCTCTTTTATGGAGGCATCAGTATTATTGGAAACGCGTGGCGTTCCATTTGGGATAATGTGGTGAATATTGTGACGAGCGTATTCAACACCATTCAAAACACGGTGAGCGGAATTATTTCATGGATTCAAAAAGCACTCGATAAAATCAATATTTTCAAAAGCGAGCAAGCCTCAGTCGGCGCAAGCGGTAGCTGGTCGGTTGGCGGATTTACTTTTGGAAATAAACAGCAAGTGGCAGGTGTCGTGCATGGCGGAGAATGGGTTGCTCCCGCGTGGATGGTCGATAAATACGCAGGCGTGATTTCGCAATTGGAAGGAGTCAGAATGCGTGGCTACAGCCAAGGCGGACTGGTCGGTGCAAATACCACGCACAATAATCAAAGAACTGTGCATCAAACCATCACTCAAAATATCCGTGAAGGGGTGGATTTTTCTATTGCCGCTCGCGAGCTTTCTTGGCGGGCGCGTTTTGTTTAA
- a CDS encoding HK97 gp10 family phage protein: protein MAIQVTGINRVITALSKGVEKYVKRNESATMKAGLKAEYFVKKNTPVDTGNLRSSINTQLFAKKSDRTEAVVGTNVEYAPFVEFGTRKMKPRAMFRKTIDENGKDIWQTFNQALK from the coding sequence ATGGCCATTCAAGTCACAGGAATCAATCGGGTTATCACCGCGCTCAGTAAGGGCGTGGAAAAGTATGTGAAACGCAATGAAAGCGCGACCATGAAAGCAGGTCTCAAAGCGGAATACTTTGTAAAAAAGAATACCCCCGTGGATACGGGCAATCTCCGTTCCAGTATCAATACGCAACTTTTCGCCAAAAAATCTGATCGAACCGAAGCCGTTGTTGGTACAAATGTGGAATACGCACCCTTCGTGGAATTCGGCACTCGCAAAATGAAGCCTCGGGCAATGTTCCGCAAAACCATCGATGAAAACGGCAAAGATATCTGGCAAACCTTTAACCAAGCACTCAAATGA
- a CDS encoding N-acetylmuramoyl-L-alanine amidase — MPKLYLIAGHAQGKDEGAQNLQTKETENVIARDLLLQVLPEIQKEVFTDICPFDLTLEEQISWVNKKAGSDDLVLCCHLNSSPNRTEKGAMCFYYGGSQKSKEMAEKILDAYCRATGIQNAGVHADTSSRFGRLGIVRDTRGWAFLIELGSINNDLKTVKTNGVKGLLAGIRVILGKAEDLPFTDVDRTHPYFSAVDWAKKQGLASGFPDGRLGVDESLSVGRFLAFLRKYDDLRKMG; from the coding sequence ATGCCAAAACTTTATTTAATCGCAGGTCATGCTCAAGGGAAAGACGAAGGAGCACAAAACCTGCAAACCAAAGAAACGGAAAATGTAATCGCTCGAGATCTGCTTTTGCAGGTCTTGCCTGAAATTCAAAAAGAGGTGTTTACCGATATCTGCCCGTTTGACCTAACCTTGGAAGAGCAAATCAGCTGGGTAAACAAAAAAGCGGGATCGGATGATCTTGTCCTTTGCTGTCACTTAAACTCCTCCCCGAATAGGACAGAAAAAGGAGCAATGTGTTTTTATTACGGAGGCAGTCAAAAGAGCAAAGAAATGGCGGAAAAGATTTTGGATGCCTACTGTCGAGCCACAGGAATTCAAAATGCAGGCGTTCATGCTGATACTTCAAGTCGTTTCGGCAGATTAGGGATAGTTCGGGATACCAGAGGCTGGGCATTCCTCATCGAGTTGGGATCAATCAACAACGACCTCAAAACCGTAAAAACCAACGGAGTGAAAGGATTATTGGCGGGAATCCGAGTTATTCTCGGCAAAGCCGAAGATCTCCCTTTTACAGATGTTGATCGTACTCATCCATATTTTTCAGCCGTTGACTGGGCGAAAAAACAAGGATTAGCGAGCGGGTTTCCTGATGGTCGCTTGGGAGTCGATGAATCCCTTTCGGTTGGCAGATTTTTGGCATTTTTGAGAAAATATGACGATCTTCGAAAAATGGGATAG
- a CDS encoding S-layer homology domain-containing protein, translating to MSPEHAKKAVAALEKKIQALRMVLEQQQIRGSRDIEKAFEEKKQQEKQQKLQAILLQKNLTIAERLQKGARIDTDRDGLSDAEEFLLQTDPDRSDTDHDGYSDFSEVEFGFPPLKRETAKIYSDISSAGKSLAAISRFALMGLFPEKEDTFNPSTKATKAEFVGLLMEVFANMKDFSYQKLPFSDVSSDDWFAPAVRAAFSLNVISGDEKYFRPLEYVSRLEACSLVLSASGTPPISFLKNEKIPFEDISFSDVATAITCSEKNILDIEEPEQVASTEDVPESEKILPSFEPQKEVTRAEMALMIYRAIFVAE from the coding sequence TTGTCACCGGAGCATGCCAAAAAGGCAGTCGCCGCCCTAGAGAAAAAGATTCAGGCGCTTCGTATGGTGCTTGAGCAACAACAAATAAGGGGGAGTAGGGATATCGAAAAGGCGTTTGAAGAGAAGAAACAGCAAGAAAAACAGCAAAAACTTCAAGCAATTCTGCTTCAGAAAAATCTCACTATTGCAGAACGTCTTCAAAAAGGGGCGCGAATCGACACCGATCGTGATGGACTTTCTGATGCTGAAGAATTTCTCCTCCAGACAGATCCAGATCGTTCCGATACTGATCACGATGGATACAGTGATTTTTCTGAAGTAGAATTTGGCTTTCCTCCTCTTAAAAGAGAGACGGCAAAAATATACTCCGATATTTCGAGCGCTGGAAAATCACTTGCCGCTATCTCTCGTTTTGCGCTCATGGGTCTTTTTCCAGAGAAAGAAGACACATTTAACCCCTCTACAAAAGCAACAAAAGCAGAATTTGTTGGGCTTCTTATGGAAGTATTTGCCAATATGAAAGACTTTTCTTATCAAAAGCTTCCCTTTTCTGATGTTTCGTCAGATGACTGGTTTGCTCCTGCTGTTCGAGCAGCTTTCTCCTTGAATGTTATCTCTGGGGATGAAAAATATTTTCGTCCGTTGGAATATGTTTCTCGCCTTGAGGCGTGCTCTCTCGTTCTTTCGGCCTCTGGTACTCCGCCCATCTCCTTTTTAAAAAATGAAAAAATCCCATTTGAAGATATTTCTTTTTCCGATGTCGCTACAGCAATAACCTGTTCGGAGAAGAATATTCTTGATATTGAGGAACCAGAACAAGTAGCATCAACCGAAGATGTTCCTGAGTCAGAAAAAATCCTTCCTTCCTTTGAACCACAAAAAGAGGTTACACGAGCGGAAATGGCACTTATGATTTATCGGGCGATCTTTGTGGCAGAATAG
- a CDS encoding phage tail protein, translating into MYSINILNRENMAFSKILDPQDLNFKLTIGGRDTAKFRLPLSHPRAEHENFQKHNRVEIYRVNPKDRTDIRKVWVGYIEAVRIVDENHLEVGCNGLLQLFDKRTVSRSFTNWQGGAAVFELLNTKVNAEDDTFVSAGLTDITEFFSHDFEDIAALKAWEKIAEATGGELSVDVNFRLNFKKQIGEDRTAKVIFRFIRNLQNANSIDNFTLLEEGKELFNRVVCYGKNRIVSSVKEDAESIAKFGLLEKVRHFTQIEDQATLDRVTQELLDFHKPEKVIPTIEPATSKIDFFEYGIGDRVRVIIKHALLDFDQVHRILEINVSVGRNNEEKIQIKIAEEGVQPVKNDEEQLAELAGRITDLES; encoded by the coding sequence ATGTATTCCATCAACATTTTAAATCGGGAAAATATGGCATTCAGCAAGATTCTTGATCCGCAGGACTTGAATTTCAAACTGACCATCGGCGGTCGAGATACCGCCAAGTTTCGTTTGCCGCTTTCTCATCCTCGCGCCGAACACGAAAACTTTCAGAAACATAACCGCGTTGAAATCTACAGGGTCAATCCCAAAGATCGCACGGATATTCGTAAAGTATGGGTCGGGTACATCGAAGCGGTGCGGATTGTTGATGAGAATCATTTGGAAGTCGGATGCAATGGACTCCTGCAGCTTTTTGATAAACGCACGGTGTCTCGCAGTTTTACCAATTGGCAAGGCGGAGCGGCGGTTTTTGAATTGTTGAATACCAAAGTCAACGCCGAAGATGACACTTTTGTTTCCGCTGGCTTGACCGATATTACCGAATTTTTTTCTCATGATTTTGAGGATATTGCGGCTTTGAAAGCATGGGAAAAAATAGCGGAAGCTACGGGCGGAGAACTTTCCGTTGATGTGAATTTTCGTTTGAATTTCAAAAAACAAATCGGTGAAGACCGTACGGCAAAAGTCATTTTCCGTTTTATCCGCAATCTGCAAAACGCCAATTCCATCGACAATTTCACGCTTTTAGAGGAAGGCAAAGAGCTTTTTAACCGCGTGGTCTGTTACGGAAAAAACCGCATCGTGTCTTCTGTCAAAGAGGATGCCGAGTCAATTGCCAAATTCGGGCTTTTGGAAAAAGTACGACATTTTACGCAGATTGAAGACCAAGCCACGCTGGATCGCGTCACACAAGAACTGCTGGATTTTCATAAACCCGAAAAAGTGATTCCCACGATTGAGCCTGCCACCTCCAAAATTGATTTTTTTGAGTACGGCATTGGCGATCGCGTGCGGGTCATTATCAAACATGCGCTTCTCGATTTTGATCAGGTTCATCGTATTTTGGAGATCAATGTTTCCGTAGGGCGAAACAACGAGGAAAAAATCCAGATCAAGATAGCGGAAGAAGGCGTTCAGCCAGTCAAAAACGACGAGGAACAGCTCGCGGAACTGGCGGGGCGCATAACTGATTTAGAATCTTAA
- a CDS encoding DUF3168 domain-containing protein, translating to MNLKTAIYEHLKNDSAIAGIVAGRIYRSFAPQGSEFPFISYQRITSANKNDIDLTTERFQLDLVGHLEDEDQMETLKEAVINRLNRFKGDLGGTGFSVKSVWLDIVADDFNEDHSARRIILDFRFAYLRA from the coding sequence ATGAACCTAAAAACCGCCATCTACGAACACCTCAAAAACGATTCTGCTATCGCGGGAATTGTTGCTGGTCGGATTTATCGTTCGTTTGCACCGCAAGGTTCGGAGTTTCCCTTTATCTCCTATCAGCGAATTACCTCGGCAAATAAAAACGATATTGATCTTACTACCGAACGCTTTCAGCTTGATCTTGTCGGACACCTTGAGGATGAAGATCAAATGGAAACGCTCAAAGAAGCTGTTATCAACCGCTTGAACCGTTTCAAGGGCGACCTTGGCGGGACAGGATTCAGTGTGAAATCCGTCTGGCTCGACATCGTTGCGGATGACTTCAATGAAGATCATTCGGCTCGACGCATCATCTTGGATTTCCGCTTTGCGTACTTACGCGCTTAA
- a CDS encoding adenylosuccinate synthase, protein MTPLLPKKNVTVVLGAQWGDEGKGKIVDCLAEDMDIIVRAGGGANAGHTIHAKGKEYVFHLIPSGILWEGKICIIGNGCVVHLPTLLEELSVLREAGIDPKGRLFISDRAHLLFEHHILTDRYQEDGRGKKIGTTCRGIGPAYEDKIARRGIRAGQLLGDFSVFSEKLRKNAEWRIRRHGFEINFETEIDFYRNSVDVFKGVITDTVDLLHKALKAKKRILIEGAQGSHLDIDFGTYPYVTSSNTTTCGACAGSGIPPRDIGYTLGILKAYTTRVGSGPFPSEIPGELGEKLREKGHEYGATTGRPRRCGWLDIPVAQHSARISGIDAWNITKLDVLSGFETLKVVTEYHSPEGNILSSFPADLSVLEAVKTKTIELPGWQEDISACRSFAELPKNAQYYCREIERLTEVPIHSIGVGPGRDDLIFL, encoded by the coding sequence ATGACACCTTTACTTCCCAAGAAAAACGTGACTGTTGTTTTGGGTGCCCAATGGGGCGATGAGGGAAAGGGAAAGATTGTCGACTGTCTCGCAGAAGATATGGATATTATTGTGCGAGCAGGTGGAGGGGCAAATGCAGGACACACCATACATGCGAAGGGAAAGGAGTATGTTTTTCATCTCATTCCTTCGGGAATACTCTGGGAAGGAAAAATCTGCATTATCGGAAACGGATGTGTTGTTCATCTCCCAACACTTTTAGAGGAGCTTTCGGTACTTCGTGAAGCGGGTATCGATCCCAAGGGAAGGTTGTTTATTTCCGATCGCGCACACCTTCTTTTTGAACATCATATTCTCACGGATAGATACCAAGAAGATGGTCGCGGAAAAAAAATTGGTACTACCTGTCGCGGCATTGGTCCAGCGTATGAAGATAAAATAGCACGCAGAGGCATTCGTGCTGGACAACTGCTAGGAGATTTTTCTGTGTTTTCGGAAAAACTCAGAAAGAACGCTGAATGGCGTATTCGTCGACACGGATTTGAAATTAATTTTGAAACGGAAATCGATTTTTACCGAAACTCTGTTGATGTATTTAAAGGAGTAATCACTGATACCGTTGACCTTCTTCATAAAGCACTTAAAGCCAAAAAACGCATTCTCATTGAAGGTGCTCAGGGAAGCCATCTCGATATTGATTTTGGCACATATCCGTATGTCACCAGCTCAAACACGACTACTTGTGGAGCTTGTGCCGGAAGTGGCATTCCCCCAAGAGATATTGGTTATACACTTGGCATTCTCAAAGCCTATACTACCCGTGTAGGAAGTGGTCCATTTCCAAGTGAAATCCCTGGAGAACTTGGAGAAAAACTTCGTGAAAAAGGACATGAATATGGAGCAACAACCGGACGTCCAAGACGATGTGGATGGCTCGACATTCCCGTTGCACAACATAGTGCTCGCATTTCAGGAATTGATGCTTGGAATATCACAAAATTGGATGTCCTCAGTGGATTTGAAACCCTGAAAGTCGTAACAGAATATCACTCTCCTGAAGGAAATATCCTCTCTTCTTTTCCTGCAGATCTCTCGGTACTGGAAGCGGTGAAAACCAAAACAATAGAGCTTCCGGGTTGGCAAGAAGATATTAGTGCCTGCCGATCATTTGCAGAACTTCCAAAAAATGCCCAATACTACTGTCGAGAAATAGAACGTCTTACCGAGGTTCCCATTCATTCCATTGGTGTTGGACCAGGAAGAGATGATCTTATTTTTCTCTAG